In Burkholderia sp. PAMC 26561, the following are encoded in one genomic region:
- a CDS encoding TetR/AcrR family transcriptional regulator: MRADARKNYDHLLNVARSVVTEQGADASLRDIARRADVGLGTLYRHFPTREALLDALLRASLDALTQKAAELETSSSPDDALVYWFREGVAFVRSYSGVVALMAASIADPESALHASCVTVRSAGARLLLRSQAEGMARADIDGTDLFALIGALGWLGDQPSFAPRAVHLFDVIASAILTNR; this comes from the coding sequence ATGCGAGCAGACGCTAGAAAGAACTACGATCACCTACTCAACGTCGCGCGCAGCGTCGTCACCGAGCAAGGTGCCGACGCATCATTACGCGACATCGCCCGCAGAGCTGATGTCGGGCTCGGCACGCTGTACCGTCACTTCCCCACGCGAGAAGCATTGCTTGATGCATTGCTCCGCGCAAGTTTGGACGCACTCACGCAAAAGGCAGCCGAACTCGAAACTTCAAGTTCACCTGATGACGCCCTGGTGTACTGGTTTCGGGAGGGGGTGGCGTTTGTACGGAGTTATAGCGGCGTTGTAGCTTTGATGGCGGCCTCCATCGCGGACCCGGAGTCCGCTCTTCACGCTTCATGCGTCACGGTGCGTTCCGCAGGCGCGCGACTACTTCTGCGTTCACAGGCTGAGGGAATGGCGCGAGCCGACATTGATGGGACCGACCTGTTTGCCTTGATCGGCGCACTGGGGTGGCTCGGCGACCAGCCCTCGTTTGCGCCGCGAGCTGTTCATCTATTTGATGTCATTGCCAGCGCGATCCTGACAAATCGTTAG
- a CDS encoding HlyD family secretion protein has translation MSDSIQSGRASVDLKDEAAPKTKRKLLLTLLGVAVVVSAAAYGAYYYTDARFFQSTDDAYVSGNLIQLTPQVSGTVVAVNADDTQIVKAGDPVVTLDSADSKVALDDAEASLGQAVRQVSSLYVNNDFYAATVVQRQSDLTRAHSDLQRRQAVANTGAVSAEDVSHARDAVASAQAALDAARQQAQANRALTDRTSIEQHPNVQAAASKVRDAYLSYARNTLPAPVTGYVARRSVQVGQRVAPGNPLMAIVPLDGVWVDANFKEGQLRHMRIGQPVMLTADVYGSATKYHGRVVGFSAGTGSAFAVLPAQNATGNWIKVVQRLPARIQLDQAELNKHPLRIGLSMQVEVETRDESGTQLAAATNTSYRTDVFAQYGIQADAEIAKIIAANIPLAASTTVSSKDVSKRAKQSLAAG, from the coding sequence ATGAGCGATTCCATCCAATCCGGCCGTGCGAGCGTTGATCTGAAAGATGAGGCTGCCCCGAAGACAAAGCGCAAGTTGTTGCTGACGCTGCTGGGTGTGGCCGTCGTTGTATCGGCTGCGGCATACGGTGCCTACTACTACACCGACGCGCGATTCTTCCAGTCGACTGACGACGCCTACGTCAGCGGCAACCTGATTCAACTTACGCCGCAGGTAAGTGGAACAGTCGTCGCGGTCAACGCGGACGACACGCAAATCGTGAAAGCCGGAGACCCGGTCGTCACCCTCGACTCGGCGGATTCGAAGGTCGCGCTCGACGACGCGGAAGCAAGCCTGGGTCAAGCCGTACGGCAGGTCAGCAGCCTTTATGTGAACAACGACTTTTATGCGGCGACCGTTGTGCAACGGCAGTCCGATCTGACGCGTGCCCACTCCGACCTCCAACGGCGCCAGGCGGTAGCCAATACCGGAGCGGTTTCGGCGGAAGACGTTTCCCACGCTCGCGACGCTGTAGCCAGTGCGCAAGCTGCACTCGATGCGGCGCGTCAGCAGGCGCAAGCGAATCGTGCCTTGACAGACCGCACGTCGATCGAACAACACCCGAACGTCCAGGCTGCCGCCAGCAAGGTGCGCGACGCCTATCTGAGCTACGCGCGCAACACGCTGCCGGCGCCAGTCACAGGTTATGTCGCCCGTCGCTCTGTGCAAGTCGGACAACGCGTGGCGCCCGGCAATCCCCTGATGGCGATTGTGCCGCTCGACGGTGTATGGGTCGACGCGAACTTCAAAGAAGGTCAGTTGCGGCACATGCGCATTGGCCAGCCCGTCATGCTCACGGCGGACGTGTACGGCTCCGCAACCAAGTATCACGGAAGAGTCGTTGGTTTTTCCGCCGGAACGGGCAGTGCCTTTGCGGTCTTGCCTGCGCAAAATGCGACCGGCAACTGGATCAAGGTCGTGCAACGCTTGCCCGCGCGTATTCAACTCGATCAGGCCGAATTGAACAAGCATCCGTTGCGGATCGGCTTGTCGATGCAAGTGGAAGTCGAGACCCGGGACGAGAGCGGTACGCAATTGGCCGCTGCCACGAATACGTCATATCGCACGGATGTTTTTGCACAGTACGGCATCCAGGCGGACGCCGAGATCGCGAAGATCATCGCGGCAAATATCCCGCTGGCGGCGTCAACAACGGTTTCAAGCAAAGACGTTTCGAAGCGTGCGAAGCAGTCTCTGGCCGCTGGCTGA
- a CDS encoding IS630 family transposase: MSRGRHATPVKLAKKEREELLSLIERKTATQRDVMRARIALWAHEGHSNTVIARELRISVQTVCMWRKRIVQHGAQGLREGERSGRRPRITQETRLQLIALACEAQEPEGRVTPTLDEIVARAIERGIVEQISRSHVQRILQAGDVRPHRVKQWLHSPDPAFREKVNVICKLYRKVPRNAVVLSIDEKTGIQAIERKHPGRAPAPGRLRRREFEYIRHGTQALIAALDVHTGRVLADCRERRTQNDLVAFMERVAAAYPSKQVHVIWDNLNTHRAQAVWQAFNTRHDERFHFHFTPLHASWVNQIELWFARYTRRVLRNASHTSTAHLRERTELFTRDHNRAARPFKWTFRGYPLQTGTS; encoded by the coding sequence ATGAGCCGAGGTCGTCATGCAACGCCAGTGAAGTTGGCGAAGAAAGAACGAGAAGAACTCCTGTCGCTGATCGAGCGGAAGACCGCGACTCAGCGAGATGTGATGCGGGCACGCATCGCGCTGTGGGCGCATGAAGGACACTCGAATACGGTGATTGCTCGAGAGTTGCGCATATCGGTACAGACGGTCTGCATGTGGCGCAAGCGCATCGTACAGCATGGTGCGCAGGGCCTGCGCGAGGGTGAGCGCAGCGGCCGTCGTCCTCGCATCACGCAAGAAACGCGACTGCAGTTGATTGCGTTGGCATGTGAAGCACAAGAACCCGAAGGACGGGTTACGCCGACGCTGGACGAGATCGTAGCGCGGGCGATCGAGCGCGGCATTGTCGAACAGATTAGCCGCAGTCATGTGCAGCGCATTTTGCAGGCTGGTGACGTTCGACCGCACCGGGTCAAGCAATGGCTACACAGTCCCGACCCGGCCTTTCGTGAGAAGGTCAATGTGATTTGCAAGTTATACCGCAAAGTCCCTCGCAACGCGGTGGTACTGAGCATCGACGAGAAGACTGGCATTCAAGCGATCGAGCGTAAGCATCCGGGGCGTGCGCCGGCGCCGGGACGGCTGCGTCGTCGGGAGTTCGAATATATTCGCCACGGCACCCAGGCGCTGATTGCTGCGCTGGATGTACATACCGGGCGGGTGCTTGCAGATTGTCGCGAACGGCGCACCCAGAATGACTTGGTCGCCTTCATGGAGCGCGTGGCGGCTGCGTACCCGAGCAAGCAGGTGCATGTGATTTGGGACAACCTCAATACGCATCGCGCCCAGGCCGTCTGGCAAGCGTTCAATACACGGCACGACGAGCGATTTCACTTCCACTTCACCCCGCTGCACGCGAGCTGGGTCAATCAGATCGAACTTTGGTTTGCCCGCTATACGCGTCGGGTGCTACGCAATGCCAGTCATACCAGCACCGCGCACCTACGCGAGCGTACCGAACTGTTTACCCGCGATCATAATCGGGCAGCACGCCCCTTCAAATGGACTTTCCGGGGCTATCCGCTGCAAACGGGCACATCGTAA
- a CDS encoding DHA2 family efflux MFS transporter permease subunit, whose amino-acid sequence MANPSKPIAGASAAPLPPLTGGRLFLATLAVALATFMNVLDSSIANVAIPTISGNLGVSVDEGTWVITLFAAANAVSIPLTGWLVQRVGQVKLFVGAILLFVVSSFLCGIAPNLTVLLAARILQGAVAGPLIPLSQAILLGSYPKEKSSLALALWAMTATVDPIVGPALGGWITDSYSWSWIFYINIPVGLFAAGVTWAIYKTRESPAKKIPIDSVGLISLIAWVASLQIMLDKGKDLDWFTSPVIVGLGVFALISFVFFLIWELTEKNPIIDLRLFKGRNFLGGTVAISVAYAVFFSNLVILPQWMQQYLNYRSVDAGLATAPLGIFAVLLAPVMAKIMPKSDARVLATLAFVGFAAVFFMRSHYTTGVDTFTLVLPTLLQGIPTALFFVPLTAIILSGLAPEKIPAAAGLSNFARVFAGAVGTSLVATGWNDRTVLHHARLAEQTSVNNSSFTAGIEALQHTLGGSTDQAYAAFERALNTQAAMLGINDIFWLSAVIFIAIIPLIWLTRPSKSGEAVAAGAGAGGH is encoded by the coding sequence ATGGCAAATCCCTCTAAACCCATAGCCGGTGCGTCCGCCGCGCCACTGCCACCGCTCACGGGCGGCCGCCTGTTCCTGGCTACGCTCGCGGTCGCGCTTGCCACGTTCATGAACGTGCTGGATTCATCGATCGCGAATGTGGCGATTCCTACTATCTCAGGCAATCTCGGCGTATCGGTTGATGAGGGCACCTGGGTGATCACGTTGTTTGCCGCCGCGAATGCAGTGTCCATTCCTCTCACCGGATGGCTCGTGCAACGCGTAGGGCAGGTCAAGCTGTTTGTCGGGGCAATCCTGCTGTTCGTGGTTTCCTCTTTTCTCTGCGGCATCGCGCCGAACCTGACTGTTTTGCTGGCGGCGCGCATACTGCAAGGCGCGGTTGCCGGTCCGCTTATTCCGCTGTCTCAAGCCATCCTTCTCGGTTCCTATCCGAAGGAGAAGAGTTCGCTTGCGCTGGCCTTGTGGGCGATGACCGCGACAGTCGACCCAATTGTCGGACCTGCGCTTGGCGGGTGGATCACCGATAGCTATTCGTGGTCCTGGATTTTCTATATCAACATTCCGGTTGGTCTTTTCGCCGCTGGTGTCACGTGGGCAATCTACAAAACCCGGGAATCGCCGGCAAAGAAGATTCCCATTGACTCAGTCGGTCTGATCTCGCTGATCGCCTGGGTTGCATCGCTGCAAATCATGCTCGATAAAGGCAAGGATCTCGACTGGTTCACGTCCCCGGTGATCGTAGGACTCGGCGTCTTTGCGTTGATCAGTTTTGTGTTCTTCCTGATCTGGGAATTGACGGAGAAGAACCCGATCATCGATCTGCGCTTGTTCAAAGGGCGTAACTTTCTCGGCGGCACCGTCGCGATCTCGGTGGCGTATGCGGTGTTCTTTTCAAACCTCGTGATCCTTCCGCAGTGGATGCAGCAATACCTGAATTATCGGTCGGTTGATGCGGGCCTTGCGACCGCGCCGTTGGGGATATTCGCCGTACTGCTGGCGCCGGTCATGGCGAAGATCATGCCAAAAAGCGACGCACGCGTGCTTGCTACCTTGGCGTTTGTCGGATTCGCAGCGGTGTTTTTTATGCGTTCGCACTACACCACTGGTGTCGACACTTTTACGCTCGTGTTGCCGACCTTGCTGCAAGGTATCCCGACCGCGCTGTTCTTCGTGCCGCTCACGGCCATTATCTTGTCGGGCCTGGCCCCTGAAAAGATTCCGGCTGCCGCAGGGTTGTCGAACTTTGCCCGGGTGTTTGCCGGGGCGGTTGGAACGTCGCTCGTCGCCACCGGCTGGAATGACCGCACGGTTTTGCACCACGCGCGACTTGCAGAACAAACCAGCGTGAATAATTCGAGCTTTACCGCGGGCATTGAAGCTTTGCAGCACACGCTTGGCGGAAGCACAGATCAGGCGTATGCCGCCTTTGAACGTGCACTTAACACCCAGGCTGCCATGCTCGGCATAAACGATATCTTCTGGCTCTCGGCGGTGATTTTCATCGCAATCATCCCGCTTATTTGGTTGACCCGGCCAAGTAAAAGCGGAGAAGCGGTGGCGGCTGGCGCTGGCGCTGGCGGCCACTAG
- a CDS encoding FMN-dependent NADH-azoreductase produces the protein MPTLLVVESSPRGEHSMSRGLTKLFVENWLENHPGGRVVERDLMESNLPFVTMPWLGAYFTPPEQQTPEMKDILRLSDELVSEILEADHIAIGAPVYNYNVPAVLKAYIDHIVRKGKTLGFSGEGLVHGKACTILMASGGVYTQGSPIQDRDIATNYLRLILKAIGIVDVKVVAGGNAKSVDMGQVTRDKFLQTFASEVAAAARN, from the coding sequence ATGCCCACCCTGCTCGTAGTAGAGTCCAGCCCACGTGGCGAACACTCAATGTCCCGCGGACTCACCAAGCTGTTCGTCGAGAATTGGCTGGAAAACCATCCGGGCGGCCGCGTGGTCGAGCGTGATTTGATGGAAAGCAATCTGCCTTTCGTAACCATGCCGTGGCTCGGGGCATATTTCACGCCGCCAGAACAACAAACGCCAGAAATGAAGGACATTTTGCGCTTGTCCGACGAACTCGTGAGCGAAATCCTGGAGGCCGATCATATCGCCATCGGCGCGCCGGTCTACAACTACAACGTTCCTGCCGTTTTAAAGGCCTACATCGACCATATCGTGCGCAAGGGCAAAACACTCGGCTTCTCCGGTGAGGGTTTGGTCCACGGCAAAGCGTGCACCATCCTGATGGCATCGGGTGGCGTCTACACGCAGGGCTCTCCTATTCAAGACCGAGATATCGCGACCAACTACTTGCGACTTATCCTCAAGGCGATCGGCATCGTAGACGTCAAGGTGGTTGCAGGCGGAAACGCAAAGTCAGTCGATATGGGGCAGGTAACCCGCGACAAGTTTCTGCAGACGTTCGCCTCAGAGGTGGCGGCCGCGGCTCGGAACTGA
- a CDS encoding AraC family transcriptional regulator has product MDPLSEVFSLLDIQSAATSRLETAGAWAVRFPPKPSLKFHAVLRGGCWITLPGESPCRLEAGDTFLLANSPAFVLASDPQQEVEEASQVFAQLQSNVYRLGGDENILLGGGFVFESGDAQLLLDALPPFLLIPVKEPEAVILRSTLNMLDKELENTQMGSSLMTRRLADILLVQVLRAYVNLQGATKAGWIGALSDRRIGAALNSIHADVAHHWKVSELASIATMSRSGFAVRFKELVGLSPLDYVLRWRMRLAYDALRKNESSIASLAGRFGYASESAFSHAFKRVFGQAPTRYRPGR; this is encoded by the coding sequence ATGGATCCGTTATCAGAAGTTTTTTCTCTGTTGGATATACAGAGTGCGGCAACCTCGCGCCTTGAGACAGCGGGCGCCTGGGCCGTACGTTTTCCTCCAAAGCCTTCTTTGAAGTTCCATGCTGTCCTCCGCGGGGGTTGCTGGATTACGCTTCCTGGCGAGAGTCCGTGCCGGCTCGAAGCGGGGGATACCTTCCTACTGGCCAACTCGCCAGCTTTTGTACTTGCAAGCGATCCGCAGCAGGAAGTAGAGGAAGCATCGCAAGTTTTTGCGCAGTTACAGTCGAACGTGTATCGGCTTGGTGGCGATGAAAACATACTGCTTGGCGGAGGCTTCGTTTTCGAAAGCGGCGACGCGCAGCTCCTGCTCGATGCTTTGCCTCCCTTTTTGCTTATCCCGGTGAAGGAGCCGGAGGCAGTGATTCTACGCAGCACATTAAACATGCTCGATAAGGAGCTGGAAAACACTCAAATGGGATCGTCGCTGATGACCCGTCGCCTTGCCGATATCTTGCTCGTGCAGGTGCTTCGTGCTTACGTGAACTTACAGGGAGCAACCAAGGCGGGATGGATTGGGGCGCTGAGCGACCGGCGGATTGGCGCTGCCCTGAATTCGATCCACGCCGACGTCGCCCACCACTGGAAAGTGAGCGAACTCGCGTCTATAGCCACGATGTCTCGCTCCGGCTTCGCGGTCCGTTTCAAGGAGCTGGTCGGTTTGTCACCGCTTGATTACGTCTTGCGCTGGCGCATGCGGCTGGCCTACGACGCTTTGCGCAAAAACGAAAGTTCAATAGCGAGCCTCGCCGGTCGGTTCGGATACGCGTCGGAGAGTGCGTTCAGTCATGCATTCAAACGTGTGTTTGGACAGGCGCCAACGCGATACCGTCCCGGGAGGTAA
- a CDS encoding winged helix-turn-helix transcriptional regulator, protein MMDETSTHLYVPIGQEKREVCLGPEGSVAHVTRVIRMVQGRWKLAILFRLYADPSMRTLQLKRDLPGISQKMLTQHLRELAIDQLVDRVDFGETPLRVEYQLSEMGRQLLPVLIAARKFSVSHPS, encoded by the coding sequence ATGATGGATGAAACAAGTACGCACCTTTATGTACCCATCGGGCAAGAGAAGCGCGAAGTCTGCCTTGGGCCCGAGGGCTCGGTCGCTCACGTAACGAGAGTGATACGGATGGTGCAAGGGCGCTGGAAGTTAGCAATTCTCTTCAGGCTCTACGCCGATCCCTCAATGCGCACGTTGCAGTTAAAGCGGGATTTGCCGGGCATCTCGCAAAAAATGCTGACGCAGCATCTTCGCGAGCTAGCGATTGATCAGCTAGTCGACAGAGTCGATTTCGGCGAGACGCCCTTGCGAGTTGAATATCAATTGTCAGAAATGGGCAGACAGCTGCTGCCCGTGCTGATAGCGGCGCGCAAGTTTTCGGTCAGCCACCCGTCGTAG
- a CDS encoding SDR family NAD(P)-dependent oxidoreductase, translating into MRKLDGKVAVITGGTSGMALATAKLFVEQGAYVFISGRRQEALDEAVKLIGRNVTGVQGDAANLDDLDRLFDTVKREKGKIDVLFSSAGSGESGKLGEITEKHFDTVFGLNTRGTLFTVQKALPLFNDGGSIVLNGSMAGVKGFPAFGVYSASKAALRSFARTWLNELKDRKIRVNVLSPGQIQTPIQERLFDAETIKQFESLIPRGKMGRPEEIATVALFLASDDSSYVNGVELFVDGGTSAI; encoded by the coding sequence ATGAGAAAGCTTGATGGCAAGGTTGCGGTGATAACGGGTGGAACCAGCGGAATGGCGCTGGCCACGGCCAAGTTGTTTGTCGAGCAAGGCGCGTATGTTTTTATCTCGGGCCGGAGGCAAGAAGCTCTGGATGAGGCCGTCAAACTGATTGGCCGGAACGTGACCGGCGTGCAGGGCGATGCGGCCAACCTGGACGATCTGGACCGCTTGTTCGATACGGTCAAGCGGGAAAAGGGCAAGATCGACGTGCTGTTCTCGAGCGCCGGATCGGGGGAATCCGGCAAGCTCGGCGAGATTACGGAAAAGCACTTCGACACGGTTTTCGGTTTGAACACGCGTGGCACGCTTTTCACGGTGCAAAAGGCGTTGCCGCTGTTTAACGATGGCGGGTCGATCGTTTTGAACGGATCGATGGCCGGGGTCAAGGGCTTTCCTGCTTTCGGTGTTTATTCGGCGAGCAAGGCCGCGTTGCGCTCCTTCGCCCGAACGTGGCTGAACGAGCTGAAGGACAGGAAGATCCGGGTGAACGTGCTGAGTCCGGGGCAGATCCAGACACCGATTCAGGAGCGTTTGTTCGACGCGGAGACGATCAAGCAGTTTGAATCCTTGATCCCGCGGGGGAAAATGGGACGCCCTGAGGAGATTGCGACTGTGGCGCTGTTTCTTGCTTCGGACGACTCGAGCTATGTGAACGGGGTGGAGTTGTTTGTCGATGGTGGCACCTCGGCAATCTGA
- a CDS encoding NAD(P)-binding domain-containing protein translates to MSAPALGFCGLGKMGLPMARRLVEAGHVVRV, encoded by the coding sequence ATGAGCGCGCCAGCACTTGGCTTTTGCGGGCTGGGCAAGATGGGTCTCCCGATGGCGCGACGCCTCGTCGAAGCAGGACATGTCGTGCGGGTATAA
- the ltrA gene encoding group II intron reverse transcriptase/maturase, producing the protein MKVQYGEEVANHSGPESCGMHREVHVEALTGETDRPAIEPRNISSGMPTLLSEAEGNTEHDDNRKSCADPARSETLSMSGSLSYGSSEISSVSGVVWPDRAGKVHDRNPAIDAGEKSDTPILPRKLPNKGDDPAEVMEGRGVTKGNADEDPAPRTQSRDISASTGLEGVREAARRNRKSRFTALLHHVTPSLLVESFYALRKQAAAGVDGVTWHDYESQLYGRVHELHREIHSGAYRAQASRRVCIPKADGKLRALGIAALEDKIVQQAVATVLSAIYEQDFLGFSYGFRQGRGQHDALDALSVGISDRKVNWILDADIRSFFDEIDHEWMLRFLEHRIADRRVIRIIRKWLKAGTLEDGRRIASVRGTPQGSVISPLLSNIYLHYVLDLWAQQWRQRYAAGDVILVRYADDSVVGFQYEGDAKRFLAALRERLAKFKLELHPDKTRLIRFGRFAAQQRQERGTGKPETFDFLGFTHCCGTARSNGQFKIIRLTSKKRMRASLARIRQTLMRRRHEPVPVVGRWLRRVIQGYFNYHAVPGNLRRLSGFLYAVRRSWRHALMRRSQRHRLPWSRFSRVVSKYLPPCKILHPHPSERFYVNTFGRSRMQ; encoded by the coding sequence ATGAAAGTTCAATACGGAGAAGAAGTGGCGAATCACTCTGGCCCCGAGTCATGCGGCATGCATCGCGAGGTACATGTCGAAGCGTTGACAGGGGAAACCGACAGGCCAGCCATTGAGCCGCGAAATATTTCTTCTGGGATGCCGACGCTGTTAAGCGAAGCGGAAGGCAACACGGAGCACGACGATAATCGCAAGTCGTGCGCTGATCCTGCGCGGTCGGAGACCCTGAGCATGTCGGGAAGTCTTTCATACGGAAGCAGCGAGATCTCATCGGTGTCCGGCGTAGTGTGGCCGGACAGGGCTGGGAAGGTCCATGACCGTAATCCAGCCATTGACGCCGGTGAGAAGTCGGATACGCCCATACTACCGAGGAAGTTGCCGAACAAAGGGGATGACCCGGCGGAGGTGATGGAGGGAAGGGGTGTAACCAAAGGGAACGCCGACGAGGACCCCGCGCCCCGGACTCAGAGCCGGGATATAAGCGCGTCGACGGGACTCGAAGGCGTACGTGAAGCAGCTCGACGGAATCGGAAGTCGCGTTTCACGGCACTGCTGCACCACGTTACGCCGTCACTGTTGGTGGAAAGCTTTTATGCTCTTCGCAAGCAGGCTGCGGCAGGCGTGGACGGAGTAACGTGGCACGACTACGAGAGCCAGCTTTATGGGCGCGTACACGAACTGCACCGGGAGATTCATTCGGGTGCCTACCGTGCACAAGCGTCCAGACGGGTTTGCATTCCGAAAGCGGACGGCAAGTTGCGTGCGTTGGGGATTGCAGCGCTGGAAGATAAGATTGTGCAGCAGGCCGTAGCCACGGTACTGAGCGCAATCTATGAGCAGGACTTCCTCGGGTTCTCGTACGGGTTTCGACAGGGACGCGGTCAGCACGACGCGCTCGATGCCTTATCGGTAGGGATTTCGGATCGGAAAGTAAACTGGATTTTAGATGCGGACATTCGTTCGTTCTTTGATGAAATTGATCACGAATGGATGCTCCGCTTTCTAGAACATCGGATTGCTGATCGACGAGTAATTCGCATAATCCGAAAGTGGCTGAAGGCAGGCACTCTCGAGGACGGACGCCGCATTGCTTCTGTGCGGGGAACACCTCAGGGTTCTGTGATTTCGCCCCTGCTCTCAAATATCTACTTGCACTATGTGCTGGATTTATGGGCGCAGCAGTGGCGCCAACGATATGCGGCTGGCGATGTCATCCTCGTACGCTACGCCGACGACAGTGTGGTGGGCTTCCAATACGAAGGCGATGCAAAACGCTTCCTGGCAGCACTGCGGGAACGTCTTGCCAAATTCAAACTGGAATTGCACCCGGACAAAACGCGGCTGATTCGCTTCGGGCGATTCGCCGCGCAACAACGTCAAGAGCGTGGGACCGGAAAGCCGGAGACATTCGACTTCCTAGGCTTCACGCACTGCTGTGGCACGGCTCGGTCGAATGGCCAATTCAAGATCATTCGGTTGACGAGCAAGAAGCGGATGCGTGCATCGCTGGCGCGCATTCGGCAAACGCTGATGCGGCGTCGCCATGAACCGGTACCTGTGGTAGGTAGATGGCTGAGGCGGGTGATTCAAGGGTATTTTAACTATCATGCAGTGCCGGGCAACCTTCGCCGCTTATCGGGCTTCCTTTACGCAGTGCGCCGCTCTTGGCGTCACGCACTGATGCGAAGAAGTCAGCGGCATCGGCTGCCTTGGTCACGGTTCAGTCGTGTGGTCAGCAAATACCTGCCTCCTTGCAAGATACTCCACCCGCATCCGTCGGAGCGGTTTTACGTCAACACCTTTGGTAGGAGCCGTATGCAGTAG
- a CDS encoding SDR family oxidoreductase, giving the protein MQGIEGKVVVITGASSGIGEATALLLAERGAKLVLGSRRLNRLEAIATRIKNAGGDAIYAPIDVKRNADVSALVALACKRHGQLDVLVNNAGIGPISPLDDLRVEEWEEMIDINIKGVLYGIAAALPVFRKQGFGHFINIASTAGHKTVANQSVYSATKFAVRAISEGLRQEAGEHLRVTIISPGFVQTEFVNAIADQHLRAQLVLARDRMAMPPEAIARSIAFAIEQPAGVDVGEIVVRPTAQG; this is encoded by the coding sequence ATGCAAGGTATCGAAGGAAAGGTCGTCGTTATTACCGGTGCGAGCAGTGGTATTGGCGAAGCCACCGCGCTCTTGCTCGCCGAGCGCGGCGCGAAACTTGTGCTCGGATCGCGTCGGCTGAACCGCCTCGAGGCAATCGCGACACGTATCAAAAATGCGGGTGGCGACGCGATCTATGCGCCGATAGACGTGAAGCGAAACGCCGACGTATCGGCGCTCGTCGCGCTGGCATGCAAACGGCACGGCCAACTGGATGTTCTCGTGAACAACGCGGGCATCGGGCCGATCTCTCCTCTGGACGATCTGCGTGTTGAAGAGTGGGAGGAGATGATCGACATCAACATCAAAGGCGTGCTCTACGGCATTGCGGCTGCGCTGCCGGTGTTTCGAAAGCAAGGCTTCGGACATTTTATCAACATTGCATCCACGGCAGGGCACAAAACCGTTGCGAACCAATCCGTCTATTCTGCAACGAAGTTTGCGGTACGCGCGATCTCCGAGGGATTGCGTCAGGAAGCGGGGGAACACCTCCGTGTCACGATCATTTCACCCGGCTTCGTCCAAACTGAATTCGTGAACGCCATTGCCGACCAGCATCTACGCGCTCAACTCGTTTTGGCTCGCGACAGAATGGCGATGCCGCCAGAGGCAATTGCTCGCTCGATCGCGTTCGCAATTGAGCAGCCGGCTGGCGTGGATGTGGGAGAAATAGTCGTCCGTCCCACGGCGCAGGGTTAG